The following nucleotide sequence is from Juglans microcarpa x Juglans regia isolate MS1-56 chromosome 6D, Jm3101_v1.0, whole genome shotgun sequence.
CAATCCAACCGATACAGGTGCAATGGGAGACCTGGTAAAAAGATCCATTGGGGAGCAATGAAAGGTTCCTTTTTAACATCAAACCCCACCGTCCAACTAAACAACCTGAATTGCACACCTGCCACCACCCTCTCTTCAAGTGCCCATGCATGGAGATAGTCTTTCTCATTCGCTAAGTGCAAGAGGACATGAACATCATCCATAAGACTGATCATAGGCATCTCACTAAACCCCCATGATTTAATAATATGTTTCCGCAACACATCAATGGATGGTCTAGTGTTTAGGAATTAGAGAACTAAAGCATATTTTTAAGTCTTCAACAGCCCTTGCCATCTCAGTGTTCGAAAAAACAAAACCCAGCTCACCATTGATTACCTCAGGACGCCGGACTGGGAGTTTGAATGTTGGAGGTGGAATAGGCCGCTGCAAAGCCTCTACGAATGATCTACGTTCGCATGCCTCAGTATTTTTACCGACCGAACGCTCCAACCCCACCAGAGGCGGCCTTGCCGGAGTATTCTACTCCAGCCCGTCGGTACCAGAGGCCACCGGAGGGCAGCTCATCACCACAAACGAAGGACCAGCACTGCACAAGggaaaccctagcagagcatgCACACGTTACGTAAGGAAAGTTATTTAtcgaattgaataaaatatcaagCTAGcttaacatgtaatactaatatataataactaaagtataataatatgtactagtaatgtataagaattaatgtataataatatgtaatactgatgtataaacattaacatataataatgtacaacactaatgtataataatattaatttgtacaatgatttattttttcaattttggttatgtttaataaaattaaaattgaaaaaaaatatttttttaaaaaaaagttgaaatctgGAAGCCCAAGTCCGATTAGTGAGAACCCAAAATtgtcaaattaaaatttcaaatgggctaagaaaaaaattccaaatccGACTTCGTTCTGACAGGTCAGAGTCGGACAGACATTTTGCAGTGCTCAACCCTAGCTAAGCTAGAATCTAATCGTATCTGTGGTCATTTGTGGTCGACAAAGACTTGCCACATGGTATATTTGCCCCAAGAATTATCCTCCTTGATGGCAAAAATAATGGATTTCTCTGTGTCTTATAGTgtatttttcttctccaaataccGGTGGACGTAAGCATTATaccgaatcacgtaaatttatGTGTCACAATCTCTTATATTGCCATGGATGTACGCGCCAACACCGTATGAGTGCACCAGACCACTGCCGAAGACACCAGACCACATTGATCGAGGTCTGAATCAACCCAACGGgtcgaaaatgactatttctcttTTCGGCTTGTTGTGTGATTTTTTACGCATCAACAATTCAAAAATCAGAGTGGGCAACAGGACTAGACGCCATACCTTATCCAATTGGGCAAAATTATTCCAATTTGTCGTCATCTTCGATCAAGAGAGATTGGGGgagaaattttttcttcataaactaattaactCAATAAAGCAAATTCAATGCTTTTAAAGATTTTGGTTCTGAACTTTCTATCTAGCAATGCAAATGGACAATAAAAAATCACGGTGCTCAATATAAAATTAGGGTATTGTATGGATAACAAAGAAGAAATCCCATAAATTATTTGCAATCTAACATAtgacacattattttttttaaatcaaagtcTTATATTCTAACTGATGGCAGATTGGGCATGTTTTGATAATTCTTTTGCTTATCCAAATTATTTGTCCTGAAGTGCGCATGACCACATGAGACGACATCAATACGTAGTGCTTCAAAATGCAGAAAGTTTACCACTAATTTCCTCTTTAATATTGCTTATTTCTTCGCCGGCCATGCACGCAGCTGcaaccactacaagaaaaacggatttttgtgaccaatttattgcaaccaaaagattattcgcaactaattttaattgcaaatagtcatttcgctagaattaactgatcacaaaaattcgtttttcttgtagcgTCTTGCAAGGACATGACGATGATCATCTTCAAGTAAATGTATGCATTCCATCgatcctataaatatatatatatatatatttatttatttatagcttATGGATATAAACATAAGATCAGCTGCTTCATTTGATCATGGCGTAGAGATCATGAGTAAAACAAATTTAGGGGAGAATCATAGGTGTTCATTAGAGAAGAAGGTAAAAACTAACTCCTGTAGTTTTTACCTTACAAGATCATTACAACATTAACAAATCAATTTTAGCCACCAATGTTTCCTTTCTAAATGTAACGTTGTTCTAGATATAATAATTTCAAGACATTATACCATATGACATTGTTAATAATGTaatccaaataattaaatttatatattcctattagtttaaacttttgagataaatagtaaatttatattgtaTCAGAACAGagattctaaattcaaatcctGATCAAACcattaaaatttgtattaaaacaTTACGAAATTCACCTTAAGGATTATCAGGTGAAAAATTGACAGGTTATATATGCTTATGAATAGGAATTAGAAACGATCTTGCATGACGATGGAGATGAAATAATTCTGGCTTAAAATGGATAAATCTACTCAATAACGGATCAAAAGTTCCAAAGCTCACTGAGATTACGACTCTTTATATACAATTTTCTCCCAAATTTCGAACCCTAGCAGCTCTTCCCAAAGGTATACAAAGTCATTTTGCAATCTCAGGAAATCTGGGACAGGTAGCAGCAAAGGTattctttaattattacttttgtACGTTGTCattcattttatcatatttattagcTATAAACTATGTAGCATTGCTACTAACCGCGTTGATGATGAGGTTTTTCTTATCTTATTCAACAGATAAGATTTTCTGTGTTGCTGCCGAATAAATAATCCTTCCTGTTAGTTGACATATGTCGGCACGCTATGGAGCATCAGTATTTATAATGAGGCGTGCAATGTAGAACTGTAAGCTTGACTCGGTTGCATAAAGTCcgacgaaaaataaaaatagaacaaCGGAAAGCGATTGACAGGCTGCAGGTGGTTGTTATAAATAACGCCATTAACTAATAGACGCTTATACGTACACACAACATGAAAAGAATGGCAGCATCAACCTTCAAGAAAGTATGCACcctactctcttttttcttgttcgTTCATCATGTGGTTTTATCATCAAATGCTGCTTTTGTTGCAGAAGCTACTGCTCTTCTCAAATGGAAAAATACCCTTTCAAACCAAACCCAATCTCACCTTCATTCATGGACTTCTCTTCCCAATGCTTCTGCGAATTCAAACCACAGTACAGATCCCTGCACTTGGTTTGGTATTTCTTGCAACATTGCTGGAAGTGTTGTCAGAATGAACCTTACTAGCTCCGGCTTACAAGGTACActtcatggattttcttttttgtcttttccaaATCTTGCATATCTCGATCTCTTTGTGAACGCTTTATTTCGGGACATTCCGCATCAAATTAGCTACCTGTCTAAACTCATCTATCTTGATTTGTCCTTTAACCTATTCTCAGGAAAAATCCCACCGGAAATAAGTCATCTAAATTCTCTAACCAACCTTTATCTTTCCCAAAACCGTTTAGAAGGTCTCATTCCTACTTCTTTAGGAAATTTGAGAAATCTTACATTTCTGAATCCCTTTCAAAATCAATTTCTGGCTCTATTCCTGAAGAATTAGGTTGCTTAAATTCTTTAACCAACCTTTATCTTTCCCAAAATAGTTTTGAAGGTCACATCCCTACTTCTTTAGGAAATTTGAGAAATCTTATCCATCTGTATCTTTGGGGAAATAAACTTTATGGTTGCATTCCTGAAGAGATAGGTCACATATATTCTCTAGCCCAGCTTGATCTTGCTCAAAACAGTTTAGAAGGTCACATTCCTACTTCtttaagaaatttgagaaatctTACATTTCTTAgtctttgagaaaataaactttCTGGCTTTATTCCTGATGAAATAGGCTACATAAATTCTCTAACCAacctttctctttctcaaaaccATTTAGAAGGTCTCATTCCTACTTCTTTAGGAAATTTGAGAAATCTTACCCCTTTGTACCTCTCTCAAAATCAACTCTCTGGCTCCATTCCTGAAGAAATAGGTCTACTAAATTCTCTAGCCTTGCTTGATCTTTCCCAAAACCGTTTGGAAGGTCACATTCCTACTTCTTtaggaaatttgaaaaatcttacatttctaagtttttggaaaaataaactTTCTGGTTTCATTCCTAATGAAATAGGCTACATAAATTCTCTAGCCTCGCTTCAACTTCCCAAAACCGTTTAGAAGGTCACATCCCAACTTCTTTAGGAAATTTGAGAAACCTAACCCTATTGTATCTTTGGGGAAATAAACTTTCTGGCTCCATTCCTGAAGAAATAAGTCACCTAAATTCTCTAGCCTTTCTTGATCTTTCCCAAAACCGTTTAGAAGGTCTTATTCCTACTTCTTTAGGAAATTTGAGAAATCTTACCTTTCTGAATCTCTTTTAAAATCAACTTTCTGGCTCCATTCCTGAAGAACTAGGTCGCCTAAATTCTCTAACCGAACTTCATCTTTTCCAAAACAGTTTTGAAGGTCTCATCCCTACTTCTTTAGGAAATTTGAGAAATCTTACCCTTTTGTATCTTGGGCAAAATAAACTTTCTGGCTCCATTCCTAAAGAACTAGGTCATCTAAATTCTCTAGCCAAGCTAAATCTTTCCCAAAACCGTTTAGAAGGTCACATTCCTATTTCTTTAGGAAATTTGAGAAATCTTACATTTCTTAGTCTTTGGAAAAATAAACTTTCTGGTTTCATTCCTGAAGAACTAGGTCGCCTAAATTTTTTAACCAATctttctctttcccaaaactGTTTTGAAGGTCTCATCTCTACTTCtttagaaaatttgagaaatcttACCCATCTAGACCTCTCTCAAAATCAACTTTTTGGCTCCATTCCTGAAGAAATAGGCCACATGAATTCTCTAACACATCTTGTGCTTTCCCAAAACCATCTTCAAGGTCCGATTCCACGTTTGTTTGCTAATTTGAGCAATTTACAAGTTTTGGATCTTCATGATAACCAACTTTCTAGTCCCATCCCACAAGGAATCGGAGGTTCCATGAACATGGAAAGTTTGCAACTTAATGGAAACCAATTTATTGGCTCCTTGCTCGAAAGTATTTGTCATGGTGGTTCACTTAAGAATTTTTCAATATACAACAATGGTTTCAGAGGTCGAGTTCCCCAAAGCCTAAAAAATTGCACGAGCTTAATGAGAGTCTTTTTGAATCGAAACCAACTCACTGGAGATATATCTCAAGTCTTTGGTTCCTATCCAAACTTAATCATCATAGATCTAAGCCACAATAACTTTTATGGCAAGATCTCAAGTAATTGGGGATAGTGTCTAAAATTAGGGACTCTAAAAATGAGCAGGAACAACATTAGTGGTAGCATACCACCCGAGATTGGAAACTGGATTCAACTACATGTGcttgatttttcattaaatcaTATAGTTGGGGCAATTCCAAAGGAACTTGGAAAGTTGACTTCTCTAAAGAAGTTGTGGTTGAATGGAAATCATCTCTCTGGTGCTATACCTGTAGAATTCGAGTCATTGACCAATCTCGAATTTCTAGACATATCCTTGAACAAATTATGCAAGTCACGTAATCTTGGGAACGACTTCTCAAAATTGAACCACTTGAATTTGAGCCATAACAATTTCAGTGAAGAACTTCCCATCTTGCTTATGAGCTTATTTCATCTCTCCAAACTAGATTTAAGCTATAACTCTTTGACTGGAGAGATACCATCAAAAGTCAGCAAAATGCAAAGCTTGGAGGTGCTCAATCTCTCTCACAATTATCTTTCTAGCATTATTCCGACTACCTTTGAAGAAATGCATGGCTTGTTGCATGTTGACATATCTTACAATGAGTTACACGGCCTCATTCCCAATAGCAAAGCATTTTTAGATGCTCCCTTGGAAGCCTTGCAAGATAACAGGGGATTGTGCGATAACGTTAAAGGGCTGCCCCCATGCAAACATAAATCAAAAAAGGGCCACATGAAAGCCgtgtttgaaattattttccctGTTGTGGGATCacttttggttttgtttgtttccttcctagttcttctaattttgcaaagaagaaagaaagatcgATATCTCCAATTAGAACAAAGCAACAAGCATGAAGGAGGATCTCTTTTTGTGTCAAGTACTTTCGATggaagaaaaatggatgaaGAGGTCATAAGAGCAACCGACGCATTCAATGACATatattgcattgggaagggaggATATGGAACAACATATCAAGCAAAATTCTCATCAGGTGAAATGGTAGCTGTGAAGAAACTCCACCAACTACTTGATGATGAGAAAAGATCCCAAAAAGCATTCTTAAATGAGATAAAGGCATTAACAGAAGTATGACATCGAATATCGTCAAACTTCATGGCTTCTGTTCTCATGCTCGACATTCGTTTTTGGTTTACGAATATCTAGAAATGGGTAGTTTGGCAAGAATTTTGCAGATTGAAGAATATGCTAAAGAATTTGACTGGAGTAAGAGATTGAATATTATCAAAGGTGTGGCTTATGCCTTGTCTTACATGCACCATGATTGCTCACCACCAATAATTCATCGAGATATCAAAAGTAACAACGTCTTGTTGGATTCTCAATACGTGGCCCATGTTTCAGATTTTGGTACTGCTAAGATTTTGGAGCTAGATTTATCCAATTGGACTTCCCTTGCAGGCATATACGGGTATATGGCACCAGGTAACATATTTCATTGTCATTTTGTTATGAGATAACATTAAAGGCATGCGTAAATGTTGAATTTTGTTCCCTTTTTTTCCTTGGTAGAACTTGCTTATACAATGAAGATAACTGAGAAATCTGATGTATATAGCTTTGGTGTGTTGTCATTAGAAGTGCTAATGGGAAAGTATCCAGATGATTTCATCTTCTCACTTAAGTCATCTCCATCAGTTGAGATGGGCATTCAATTGAAAGATGTGTTGGACCAACGCCTTCAGTTTCCAGCGCCCCAAGTTGAGGCCGAGCTCATAAGGGTTGCAGAGATTGCTACTGAATGCTTAAATGACGTTCTAGAATCCAGGCCGACTATGCACATAATTTCTAAAGTATTAGCAGAGGCCCAAAGCCCCAAACTGCAGTCTCCAACTAGAGCCATCTTTTGAATGAAGTTACACCAAGAAAGTCATGTTCAAGAAGACTTTCTTTTCTGGTTCAATATTTTGTTTGCTCGGTCAATAAGCTAgtgtttatattttgtgtgcTAGTTCAATAAGCTAGTAATTATATTTTCTGTTCTggttcaatattattttttttcctagcaAGCATCGTTTGGAGTGTCATTTTTCCTACCAAGAAATGTAATTTCAATcgattttaatatctcaacgcaATCTTTTGGAGTGTCATTTCTAAGTAAAATGTTGTGTACTCAAGTATTCCATcgaaaagattataaaaagaaatggaaaaaggaaaaaggaagaaatctGCCCAATAGCTTGTGCTTGCTGCCAAAGCCAAAATGGCAAGTTTTTGTATAGAGAAGACTTTTTCTTTGTGATGGGCTTTAACTTTGTAGCCGAATTCAAATAAGAATACTCGAGCTTCAAAATGAGAGCTCAAACAAGTCAAGTTGAGCTTATATGAACTTTGTTCACAAACTTAAACCGAGTCGATGTGAGCTTATATGAGTTTTGCTCGTTTAATATTCGAATTTCAAGTCAATAATAGTGTTTGCAAAcatctcatttattaaataaattgaattcaAACTGAATATATACCAATCGAGTTCGAACCGTTCACGAGCTCTCTGCTAATTTGTAACCAATCCCTTAGCAGCTTCCCCCGTCAAATCTCACCTCTTCATTGTACAAAGCATATTGTATTTGCAAACTGATCAAGACAGGCTGGTGGATAAGACTTTCTGTAGAAAGGAAAGACCAGGTAAAAAGCCCCCAAAATctagataattaattaattaaatattaatctttatatataatgtaaatttgagttttttactTCTCCCACATTTTCTAACCGACTATCATCAATTGACACATTTCAatagaaaaaagttaaaaataaataaaaattctgcTTATTATCACTGCACCACAAactaacttttatttttatctttttattttatttcttaacaagTATATGGTGTAAGGATGATTATTAGaagaattctttaaaaaatatattaaagtttGGAACAAATATTCtatatggaaaaagaaaatctaaaatccaaaaacttaaaaaacattacaaataacaaaaataattataaaacacaaaaaaaaaaaaaaaaaaaaaaaaaaaagctcaaccGACATAGCTAGGCAACATCTGGCCTTGACGACCGTGGCTGCaccgaaaaaataaaaaaattcttcaaaatataaaaccatTTTGATGATTATATTTGTGAGATGGAATTATTAGATTAGCAAGCCAAGTAATTCAAATACTTAAAAGCTTTATTGCATGAATGAATGCGGTCCATTCCAACTTAAATATTGAAAACTATAGGGGTAGAATTGtcaatggattttattttattttattatgctttCCTTTTGTCTTTTCGTCTTCTTTGCTCAGTCTCTCATCACCTCAATTTCTCCCACCAAAGCTTaactctccctctccctcattttTTGACCGAAACTTCACTCATTCCTCTTGCCGAAGttcgttgttttttttttctttttactgaaGTTCCTCTCCGGCTTTCTCTCACCTAAACTCCTCTCCCTCATTCCCTCGCCGAAACTCATCTCCTTCCTCTCGGTGAAGttatttcgttttttttttttatcaccgGTTATGATCTTTctgggttttttattttattttattctttgcttaatcgatttttattttttgggtttgcaTGACATTgttgtattttcaattttttagttTAAGAGTTTTTCTCTccggttttgttttttttcccggCTATGGTTGAGTTTTTTCCCTCTCCCACATTTTCTAACCAAAGCTTCATTCCTTCCTCTCGCCGAAGttcgttgtttttttttcttttactgaaATTCCTTTCCGGCGTTCTCTCACCGAAACTCGCCTCCCTCATTCTCACCAAAGCTCATCTCCTTCCTCTCggtgaagttatttttttttccctttgtcgCCGGTTATGatctttttgggtttttttttttttttttattattctttgatTAATCAGTTTAATTTTTTGGGTTCGCATAACAttgtggtattttcatttttttagtttagtGTTACTGTGTCTTCATTTTTTGAGTTTGTTGTTATTGTGGTTATTTTTGTGTCAATACGTCAGGATGAGTGTTGTACTGATCGGGATGGTTTGAGTGTTGGGAGAAGCTCGAGTGCCAGGTTGGTTGAGGCTAAGGTATAACCGGCTCAGTTCGATCTtgttttagacatattttataattgaatcTGTATGTaccaattttgaaatttgaaaaattgatatcATACTAATTACACTTCTAAAACGATACTTTCAATTTAAACAATTTTAGTTTTGTTCGGTCTCCTTTTTGggttataatatatagtatatatattataatatataataatatagttataatatattataatatataatatagtaatatagtattagtataactactaatacaatagactataatcataatatatagttatttatatagaattttaaatttaatattatattaattagtaatttatcacataataataaattacatataatataaaaatattttatacaatataaaaagttaaaatatatatgaaccagTCCAGtctgatattaaaaaaaagaaaatcaaaactgGACCGATTTCgactagtttttaaaaaaatagaatcggTACCGAACCCGATTGAACCCGGTACTAACCCGACCCATCGGTTCGGTCCCCTTTTATTCACCCCTAGTTGAGGCTAATGGGTTTTTTGTGTCAGTGgcacttttttttgtttcttctttcttcttggtTGAGGATTTTAGGATTTATTTTAgtgtgtttatatttttcaatctcgatttaaataaatagtggttttttttttgttgggtttgtgaaaagagtagatgttttttatttattttttttaatggatgttatgatctttttggattttttatttttatttctgaagTTTAGGGGAAAAGGGATggtttgagttttgggaaaagGGATTGGCTGATTGAGAGCGTCAGTCGAAGTGTTAGGGATAGGGATGGTTTGAGTGCCCGTGGGTCAAGGTGATGGCTTTATTTGAAttagtcccttttttttttttttttttatctttccttcAGTGTCCTTCAAGTGGTTGAGGGTTTTTTGGTGTCATTGTGTTAGTCAGCATATCAGTGcagtgatttttcttttctaggtCAAGCTTATGGATTTATTTGTgccaatctatttttttcttttttctctatccTTCCGTGTCCGTTGAGTGGTTGTTGAATTTTTGGTATTAATGTGTCAGTGCAgtgattttccttttcttatgtCTTCGTcaagtgttttttcttttcttgtgtcTCCGTCTATTTTATTTGTGTTGGTGTGTCAGTCTaggcttttcttttttcttttttcttttttttcaatgttgtgattttttgtcATGCCGTTGAACCTGGTTTGAGGATTCTAGATGGGTTTTTGGTCTCCACAAGCGTTGCAGCCACAAAAGGCAGCCCAAGTCTCTTCCATCTGCTACCGTGCAAGGACAAATAGAAATCGATACCACTGCTTGGCCACGAGCCATCGAGTTGCACTATCCTCCCCTGTTTTTATCCCCACAAAAGAGTGCACGTACGTCCCTAACGTGAGCCCctgcaaaccaccaccaccaccgagaGCTCCTCCACGTCGAGACCCCACAGAAATCACCGCCAAGGGCTGTTCAGCACCCCGAGTCCATCACAAGCTTCTCATGGCCTCACAGTGggtcctctctctccctcacccCATGCATACTTCCCTcccataatctctctctctctctctctctctctctctctcaattgcaTAGTCGCACTCGCCAGAGTTGCCACCGCGCTTGCCACCGTAGAGTGCAACCCAGCCTCACGTTGCACTGCCTAGCTCACAGTAAGCCCAATGCCTCTCGCGTAAGTCCAATCCATAATGCATGCAACTTGTAGCATAAATTTTAAGTTGGTTAGTTAAATTACGAAAATGCCCCTGATTTTTTAGGATTAACAGTTGAGAATAATTTAGTGTTAGGAAGATTTTAGGATTAGGAAATATAGGATATCTTAGCAGTTTAGGTTTTAGCCTCTGTAATGTtatctataaattgatgtgaaaaGTCATTGCTAACAGAATTAAGCAAGTGCTGCCTTCTATTACCTCAGAAACTCAATCTGCTTTTCTACCTAGTAGGTTAATAACAGATAATGTTCTAGTGGCTTATGAGGTTATTCACTTTCTAAGGAggaaaaagaggggaaaaaaaagtttatgtCTCTTAAGCTCGATATgagtaaagcttatgatagggtTCAATGGTCCTTTCTTCAAACTGTTTTATGCAAACTGGGCTTCCATGAGAAAGTGATCCAACTGTTTATGAGATGTGTGCAAAGTGCTTCCTTTTCAATACTTATTAATGGATCTCCAACAGGTCATATTATCCCATCAAGGgggttgagacaaggagatcctatCTCCCCTTATTTGTTTCTGCTCTATACAGAAGGCCTAATTGGGTTATTAAAGCATGTAGCCACTTCAAATGCAATCTCTGGAATTCGAGTTTCTAGAGGGGCCCCAAAATTGAACCACCTCCTATTTGCTGATGACAGCCTCATTTTCTGTGATGCTAGTGTGGAGACTAATCTCAAATTATTAAGACTGCTGAAACTCTATGAGGAGGCCTCTGGTCAATTCATCAACCAAGATAAAT
It contains:
- the LOC121235450 gene encoding MDIS1-interacting receptor like kinase 2-like, whose amino-acid sequence is MSRNNISGSIPPEIGNWIQLHVLDFSLNHIVGAIPKELGKLTSLKKLWLNGNHLSGAIPVEFESLTNLEFLDISLNKLCKSRNLGNDFSKLNHLNLSHNNFSEELPILLMSLFHLSKLDLSYNSLTGEIPSKVSKMQSLEVLNLSHNYLSSIIPTTFEEMHGLLHVDISYNELHGLIPNSKAFLDAPLEALQDNRGLRKKDRYLQLEQSNKHEGGSLFVSSTFDGRKMDEEVIRATDAFNDIYCIGKGGYGTTYQAKFSSGEMVAVKKLHQLLDDEKRSQKAFLNEIKALTEIEEYAKEFDWSKRLNIIKGVAYALSYMHHDCSPPIIHRDIKSNNVLLDSQYVAHVSDFGTAKILELDLSNWTSLAGIYGYMAPELAYTMKITEKSDVYSFGVLSLEVLMGKYPDDFIFSLKSSPSVEMGIQLKDVLDQRLQFPAPQVEAELIRVAEIATECLNDVLESRPTMHIISKDECCTDRDGLSVGRSSSARLVEAKGKRDGLSFGKRDWLIESVSRSVRDRDGLSARGSRWVFGLHKRCSHKRQPKSLPSATVQGQIEIDTTAWPRAIELHYPPLFLSPQKSARHIIPSRGLRQGDPISPYLFLLYTEGLIGLLKHVATSNAISGIRVSRGAPKLNHLLFADDSLIFCDASVETNLKLLRLLKLYEEASGQFINQDKSAMVFS